The Vibrio tarriae genome includes a window with the following:
- a CDS encoding type I secretion C-terminal target domain-containing protein, whose protein sequence is MVKFQLFTYTTNTGKTSTLAITITPVDDATVTKPDHKLIAEDTIATGNVLANDVDIDSILKVTNFQVDGVNDVYTAGNTTYQLAEGTLVLKANGDYTFDPKDNWSGSLPKITYTTNTGATGTLNIHVEAVADAPNLTINGYTSVAAINFEDARVNGSWDGVVANQIHGLNTIGTWYTSNNSGKVEIGYEDIYVSGGSSTNKVMEIEFNQGDNTLYTNIHAQAGRFYELGFDVAARSGWVWSSGLTIKLVPLNADGVPIMAEAITLYDFKPTNANWLRDQKVTLPIGQTGEYRLLFEGDNADSFGALLDNLSFKVVDNMGYRGDFIKLSEISTSLNDTDTSETLSLKLKGMPESSILKDDKGNEVIVGSNGEVDITGWDYSSLQIKTPNHGNFNITVEATATESSNQDSATTSATIPVTVLHPNEYLGRGGVDSFLLTKTHGDNANLNIDLNAYFEGTTAIAPVTQQVAVTIDTDLVIHSGDSNDYIELGISRADNTVYTGSSIPNSNNPMPSQSTLADSAFMKNDVITDQDGKLLDSVLNDSKLQPTTDTVNLGSGNDTVYGGGGNLAAYGGAGNDILVGGDGNDALRGGADNDYLSGGRGNDVLRGDSGNDVLNGGLGNDILTGGSGEDLFKWVDGDLDGGRDRITDFTIHQDKIDLSDLFHNPSDQDVTALLANIRSTVTGDDHSSSFKVEKNDGSFVTIQLDGVSSSELTNQLASIIQIKED, encoded by the coding sequence ATGGTGAAGTTCCAGTTATTTACCTACACAACCAACACTGGAAAAACGAGCACACTCGCTATCACCATCACCCCTGTTGATGATGCGACGGTTACTAAACCTGATCATAAGTTGATTGCTGAAGATACTATTGCGACGGGTAATGTGCTGGCGAACGATGTTGATATAGACAGCATTCTCAAGGTCACCAACTTCCAAGTTGATGGAGTCAATGACGTTTATACTGCGGGCAATACGACGTATCAGCTAGCTGAAGGTACTCTAGTGCTTAAGGCAAATGGTGATTATACCTTTGATCCGAAAGATAACTGGAGTGGCTCACTGCCAAAAATTACCTATACCACGAATACCGGAGCGACCGGAACTTTAAACATCCATGTTGAGGCGGTGGCTGATGCACCGAACCTTACTATCAACGGCTATACCTCTGTTGCTGCAATCAATTTCGAGGATGCGAGAGTTAATGGCAGTTGGGATGGCGTGGTTGCTAATCAGATTCACGGTTTGAACACGATTGGAACATGGTATACCAGCAACAATAGCGGGAAAGTTGAAATCGGTTACGAAGATATCTACGTATCGGGAGGTTCTTCAACAAATAAAGTCATGGAGATTGAGTTCAATCAAGGTGATAACACGCTGTATACCAATATTCACGCTCAAGCGGGCCGTTTCTATGAGCTAGGGTTTGATGTTGCAGCTCGTTCCGGTTGGGTGTGGAGTTCAGGCTTAACCATTAAGCTTGTTCCTCTGAACGCTGACGGCGTTCCTATCATGGCAGAAGCAATCACGCTTTATGATTTCAAACCAACTAATGCAAACTGGTTGAGAGATCAAAAAGTCACGCTTCCTATAGGTCAAACAGGGGAGTATCGTCTGTTGTTTGAAGGAGATAATGCTGATAGCTTTGGTGCACTTTTAGATAACTTATCATTTAAAGTTGTTGATAATATGGGCTACCGCGGAGATTTCATTAAACTGAGTGAAATTTCTACTTCGCTGAATGATACCGATACCTCTGAAACCTTGAGTCTTAAATTAAAAGGGATGCCAGAAAGTTCGATATTGAAAGACGATAAAGGTAATGAAGTCATAGTGGGTTCAAACGGTGAGGTAGATATTACAGGATGGGATTACAGCAGCTTACAAATTAAGACGCCGAACCATGGTAATTTCAATATTACCGTTGAAGCTACAGCAACTGAAAGCAGTAACCAAGATAGTGCAACGACGAGTGCGACAATTCCGGTCACGGTATTACATCCTAATGAGTATTTGGGACGTGGCGGTGTTGACTCTTTCTTGTTGACCAAAACCCATGGTGATAACGCTAACTTGAATATCGACCTCAATGCTTATTTTGAAGGTACCACAGCGATCGCACCTGTGACGCAACAAGTAGCAGTAACGATTGATACGGACTTGGTGATCCATTCCGGAGATAGTAACGATTACATTGAGTTAGGTATTAGTCGCGCGGATAATACGGTTTATACCGGTAGTTCAATTCCTAACTCTAATAATCCCATGCCGTCACAATCCACACTAGCGGATAGCGCGTTTATGAAAAATGACGTGATTACTGATCAGGATGGTAAATTACTAGATAGTGTATTGAACGATTCGAAGCTTCAACCAACTACTGATACGGTGAATTTAGGTAGTGGTAACGATACTGTTTATGGCGGAGGTGGAAACCTTGCCGCTTATGGCGGAGCAGGTAATGACATTCTGGTTGGCGGTGATGGCAACGATGCACTCAGAGGTGGTGCGGATAATGACTATCTTTCAGGAGGTCGTGGTAATGACGTTCTACGTGGTGATTCAGGTAACGACGTTCTGAACGGCGGTCTTGGCAATGACATCCTAACTGGTGGCTCAGGTGAAGATCTCTTCAAATGGGTTGACGGAGATTTGGATGGTGGTAGAGATCGAATTACCGACTTTACTATTCATCAAGACAAGATTGATTTAAGTGATTTATTCCATAATCCATCGGATCAAGATGTGACGGCACTATTGGCTAACATTAGATCTACGGTGACAGGTGATGATCATTCATCGTCATTCAAAGTAGAGAAAAATGATGGTTCCTTCGTGACCATTCAACTAGATGGTGTTTCTTCTAGTGAATTAACGAACCAATTGGCTTCGATAATCCAGATTAAAGAAGACTAG
- a CDS encoding DUF1415 domain-containing protein: MSTETIIQEVDHWLNQVVIGLNLCPFAAKPQRNQQIKIYVSEARDEEALLQDIYDQLLELDTKEPQELETTLVVVPNLLHDFVDYNFYIDWVEALIRQQDWEGVFQVATFHPDYCFAGTDPEDDENLTNRSPYPIFHLIREESMEKVLKHYPNPEAIPETNIARVSNLSAQERKQLFPYLFR; this comes from the coding sequence ATGTCAACGGAAACCATTATTCAAGAAGTCGATCACTGGCTTAATCAGGTCGTGATCGGCTTAAACTTATGCCCATTTGCCGCAAAACCGCAGCGTAATCAGCAAATTAAAATCTATGTCAGTGAAGCCCGTGATGAAGAAGCGCTGCTGCAAGATATTTACGATCAGTTGCTTGAACTTGATACGAAAGAGCCGCAAGAGCTTGAAACCACTCTCGTTGTTGTACCAAACCTGCTGCACGATTTTGTTGATTACAATTTTTACATCGACTGGGTGGAAGCGTTAATTCGCCAGCAAGACTGGGAAGGTGTGTTTCAAGTCGCGACGTTCCATCCTGATTACTGCTTTGCAGGCACAGATCCAGAGGATGATGAGAACCTCACCAACCGCTCACCCTACCCGATCTTTCACCTGATCCGCGAAGAGAGCATGGAAAAAGTGCTGAAACACTACCCAAATCCAGAAGCCATCCCAGAGACCAACATCGCAAGAGTCAGCAACCTTTCGGCACAAGAAAGAAAACAGCTTTTCCCTTATCTGTTTCGCTAA
- a CDS encoding MFS transporter, with protein MIELHSPQYLKVTFALAFGSFLVFCNLYLFQPMLPYLANHFAVSETQINWLFAASTLALSLCLVPWAVTSEAVGRRLVMLTGLFAMPVIGLAMLYAEQFWFLVLTRALMGVALAAFASVAVAYMVEELSPQAFGKAIGGYIATNSLGGITGRIAGGLLTDALGWQHAVVAMAIFTLLGALLVAYLLPVQQHFKPQRGLFFHHNRALVKHLQNRTLWLAMLIGGVNFALFVNLYSVMGFRLVAEPYSLPIGIASLIFVCYLAGTLSSKLTANWNRRFSAIPGMMLGALISMAGMLIALIEAIPAMLVGLILISFGAFFTHTLAYAWVSQKATQAKATATALYLVHYYIGGSLGGFYLLYCWQHGGWEMVTLGGLGLYFILFILGWRLSRQNKQTPQGSQALASPSA; from the coding sequence ATGATTGAACTGCATTCTCCTCAATATTTAAAAGTGACCTTTGCCCTCGCTTTTGGTTCATTTTTAGTCTTCTGTAACCTTTATCTTTTCCAACCTATGCTGCCTTATTTGGCGAATCACTTTGCGGTTTCGGAAACCCAAATTAACTGGTTGTTTGCAGCGTCAACTTTAGCCTTATCACTTTGCCTCGTGCCTTGGGCGGTCACTTCGGAAGCCGTTGGGCGACGCTTAGTGATGCTGACCGGCTTATTTGCTATGCCTGTGATTGGCTTAGCCATGCTTTATGCTGAGCAATTTTGGTTTTTGGTACTCACCCGAGCTTTAATGGGCGTGGCTTTAGCGGCTTTTGCTTCGGTTGCGGTGGCGTACATGGTGGAAGAGCTTTCTCCGCAAGCGTTTGGTAAGGCGATTGGTGGCTATATTGCGACAAACTCACTGGGAGGTATTACCGGCCGCATTGCTGGAGGGTTACTCACCGATGCCCTTGGTTGGCAACATGCAGTCGTTGCAATGGCCATTTTTACTCTGCTCGGCGCACTTTTGGTCGCGTATTTGCTGCCCGTTCAACAGCATTTCAAACCGCAGCGTGGGCTGTTTTTCCATCACAATCGCGCGTTGGTTAAACATCTGCAAAACCGTACACTCTGGCTAGCTATGTTGATTGGCGGGGTTAACTTCGCACTGTTTGTTAACCTCTATTCCGTCATGGGATTTCGTTTAGTCGCCGAACCCTACTCACTACCCATTGGCATCGCTTCACTGATTTTCGTCTGTTATTTGGCTGGAACACTGAGCTCAAAGCTCACCGCCAACTGGAACCGGCGTTTCTCCGCGATTCCCGGCATGATGCTTGGTGCACTCATCAGTATGGCGGGCATGTTGATTGCGTTGATTGAAGCGATACCCGCCATGCTGGTCGGTTTGATTTTGATTAGCTTTGGCGCCTTTTTCACCCACACTTTGGCTTACGCTTGGGTTAGTCAAAAAGCCACGCAAGCCAAAGCCACCGCGACTGCACTTTACTTGGTTCACTACTACATCGGCGGTAGTTTAGGTGGTTTTTACCTGCTGTACTGTTGGCAACACGGTGGTTGGGAAATGGTCACACTCGGCGGGTTGGGGCTTTACTTCATCTTGTTTATCCTTGGTTGGCGCTTAAGCCGACAAAATAAACAAACGCCACAGGGCAGTCAGGCTTTGGCCAGCCCTTCGGCCTAA
- a CDS encoding LysR family transcriptional regulator, with translation MEVRQLRHFVTVAEWESFTLAAQQLHIAQPALSISIKKFEQQLGVTLFKRDERKVALTHEGEVLLEHAKRILQQVSDAQLAVYELNGVVKGEVRLGTPSMMGSYFFPQIIMAFKSHFPNLKMTVIEAGTQSIRKMLLSGELDIGVILNHDLPDDLAADPLLSSQMVAVVGKNHELAERRHLTFAEFFEHELVMFKPGYFHRDFIDKVCREHKFTADFSFETNLLPMILSIVKHEYAITALLELVTSNEPEVTAIPFEPPVWLDLALAWRKEGYLSNADRTFIEFVKKYV, from the coding sequence ATGGAAGTTCGACAACTGCGTCACTTTGTGACCGTGGCAGAATGGGAAAGTTTTACCTTAGCCGCGCAGCAACTGCATATTGCGCAGCCTGCACTGAGTATTTCGATTAAGAAATTTGAGCAGCAGCTTGGTGTTACCTTATTCAAAAGAGATGAAAGAAAAGTCGCGTTGACCCATGAAGGTGAAGTGTTGCTTGAGCATGCCAAGCGCATTTTGCAACAAGTCAGTGACGCGCAATTAGCGGTTTATGAGCTCAACGGCGTCGTGAAAGGTGAAGTGCGCCTTGGCACGCCAAGTATGATGGGCTCTTACTTCTTCCCGCAAATCATCATGGCGTTTAAAAGCCACTTTCCGAATCTGAAAATGACGGTGATTGAAGCGGGTACTCAATCGATCCGCAAAATGCTGCTCTCAGGTGAGTTGGATATTGGGGTGATTTTGAATCACGATCTGCCGGACGATTTGGCAGCGGATCCGCTGCTCTCTTCGCAAATGGTTGCTGTGGTTGGCAAAAATCATGAGTTAGCTGAACGTCGGCATCTGACTTTTGCCGAGTTTTTTGAGCATGAACTGGTGATGTTTAAACCCGGCTATTTTCACCGAGACTTTATCGATAAAGTGTGCCGAGAACATAAATTTACCGCGGATTTTTCTTTTGAAACCAATTTGTTACCTATGATTTTAAGCATAGTGAAACATGAATATGCGATTACCGCGCTGTTGGAGTTGGTGACCAGCAATGAACCGGAAGTGACGGCGATTCCGTTTGAACCGCCGGTGTGGCTTGATCTTGCATTGGCTTGGCGTAAAGAAGGTTATCTGTCCAATGCCGATCGTACTTTCATCGAGTTTGTGAAAAAGTACGTTTAG
- a CDS encoding glutaredoxin family protein: MKRVVLYIKDKCPHCKDAQRYLDSKGIKYRLCNAKMERGRKELDALGARSVPVLKIGDRLMIGWNHTNFERIYSSKD, encoded by the coding sequence ATGAAACGCGTGGTTTTGTACATAAAAGATAAATGCCCACACTGCAAAGACGCCCAGCGTTATCTGGACTCAAAAGGCATTAAGTACCGCTTATGTAATGCGAAAATGGAACGCGGACGCAAAGAGCTTGATGCTCTCGGCGCTCGCAGTGTACCTGTACTAAAAATTGGTGATCGTTTGATGATCGGCTGGAACCACACCAATTTTGAACGTATTTACAGCAGTAAAGATTAA
- a CDS encoding M48 metallopeptidase family protein, translating to MHPALKYIQGYPQHIVEQVAQLIANDKLIAWFEQRYPERHDIQSEKALFDFTMALKNQYMKKTAPLSKVVYDGKIHLINNALGLHSYVSRVHGNKLKAKNEIRIANVFKQAPEPLLRMLVVHELAHLKEKEHNKAFYQLCCHMEPNYHQLELDARLYMMVLELKAGKA from the coding sequence ATGCACCCTGCACTGAAGTACATTCAGGGATATCCCCAACACATTGTTGAACAAGTTGCTCAACTGATCGCAAACGACAAGCTGATAGCTTGGTTTGAGCAGCGTTATCCTGAGCGGCACGATATCCAGAGTGAAAAAGCGCTGTTTGATTTCACCATGGCTTTAAAAAACCAATATATGAAGAAAACGGCTCCGCTCAGTAAAGTGGTGTATGACGGAAAAATTCATCTCATTAATAATGCGCTGGGGTTACACAGCTACGTTTCTCGGGTGCATGGCAATAAACTGAAAGCAAAAAATGAAATCCGAATTGCCAATGTGTTTAAACAAGCACCTGAACCGTTACTGCGCATGTTAGTAGTGCATGAACTGGCGCATTTAAAAGAGAAAGAACACAACAAAGCGTTTTATCAGCTCTGTTGCCATATGGAACCGAATTATCACCAGTTAGAGCTGGATGCACGGCTATACATGATGGTGCTAGAGCTCAAGGCAGGCAAAGCATGA